One Archocentrus centrarchus isolate MPI-CPG fArcCen1 chromosome 10, fArcCen1, whole genome shotgun sequence genomic region harbors:
- the LOC115786769 gene encoding protocadherin alpha-C2-like isoform X1 yields the protein MTHYLEQLRGVGYVSLIIFLSAITNTVSSIIHYSVPEEMEQGSVVANLATDLGLDVKTLNERKMRLDVVANKKYLDINKETGELFILERIDRESLCPSKTTSYCVLKLDATIENPVRMFNIEVEITDINDNAPHFRRGTMHLDISESSPVGERFSLNNAADPDVGTNSVKTYHLSTSEHFALEIQTGRDGTKFADLILKKSLDREQQTVHNLILTAVDGGVPTRTGTASIIIRVLDVNDNAPSFDKAKYVVNVMENSPIGSLVIKLNATDLDEGSNSEIVYSYSLYTSERTQKMFNLNQENGEIRVKEMINYEDLKLYEMEVIASDKGPNSLSGQCKLTIQVTDMNDNHPEISIKSFQSPIKENTPTDTVIAVISVSDKDSGDNGIVDLHIADNMPFKLRESSDNYYELLVSEPLDREKVPEYDITFTVTDRGSPPLSDNETMTLELLDVNDNVPQFPQSFYTIRVMENNAPGALLSSLTAFDPDLHENQYLVYFIIEKEIANTSMSMLFSINPENGNLYALKTFDYEIEKEFLFHIEARDSGSPPLSSNVTVHIIIVDQNDNAPVIVSPWRAHGSVVEEKIPRSTDKGSLVAKVIALDTDSVHNSRITYQFLQVTDTTLFSLDQYNGEIRTMRMFSYRDPRHQRLVVVAKDNGDPALSATVTIKLTTMETAVKAYSDMTEEPLEYDIFSDINLYLVIGLGSVSFLLLITILVTIVIKCQKPKSSKAAPPSRNSVISERNSTIADSTLVSNDAYWYSLFLAETRKGKLVVRQPLPKGSRYIVSSIPRGTGLTETSDSAASTLQASTTSSSSST from the exons ATGACGCATTATCTCGAACAGTTACGCGGGGTAGGGTACGTTTCTCTGATTATCTTTCTTTCTGCCATCACTAATACGGTGTCTTCAATCATCCATTATTCTGTTCCCGAAGAAATGGAGCAAGGATCTGTCGTTGCAAATTTAGCAACTGATCTAGGGTTAGACGTTAAGACactgaatgaaagaaaaatgcgGCTAGATGTTGTAGCTAACAAGAAATATCTTGACATTAATAAGGAAACGGGGGAGTTGTTCATTTTAGAAAGAATTGACCGAGAGTCTCTATGCCCATCGAAAACAACGTCATACTGCGTTCTCAAATTAGACGCTACCATTGAAAATCCAGTACGAATGTTTAATATTGAGGTGGAAATAACAGACATTAACGATAATGCTCCACATTTCCGGAGGGGAACGATGCATTTGGACATTTCAGAATCAAGTCCAGTTGGAGAGAGATTCTCACTGAATAATGCTGCAGATCCAGATGTTGGAACAAATTCTGTAAAAACTTACCACCTGAGCacaagtgaacattttgcaCTTGAAATTCAGACCGGGAGAGACGGGACAAAGTTTGCAGACTTGATTTTGAAAAAATCTttagacagagagcagcagACTGTCCATAATCTAATACTCACTGCTGTGGACGGTGGAGTGCCCACGCGCACAGGTACAGCCAGCATTATTATTCGTGTACTTGATGTGAACGACAACGCCCCTTCATTTGACAAAGCAAAATATGTCGTAAATGTGATGGAAAACTCTCCAATTGGCAGTCTAGTAATTAAACTGAATGCCACTGATTTAGATGAAGGGTCCAATTCTGAGATTGTTTATTCATATAGTTTGTATACATCAGAAAGGACCCAAAAGATGTTTAACCTGAATCAAGAAAATGGTGAAATCAGAGTGAAAGAGATGATAAATTATGAAGAtttaaaactttatgaaatgGAAGTTATAGCCAGCGATAAGGGGCCTAACTCCTTATCTGGACAGTGTAAACTTACAATACAGGTGACAGATATGAATGACAATCACCCAGAAATTTCcatcaaatcatttcaaagtccgataaaagaaaatacaccCACAGACACAGTGATAGCTGTAATTAGTGTGAGTGACAAAGATTCAGGTGATAATGGAATAGTTGATCTTCATATTGCAGATAATATGCCTTTCAAACTGAGGGAGTCCTCTGATAACTATTATGAATTATTAGTGTCGGAGCCGTTAGACCGTGAGAAGGTCCCAGAATATGACATCACTTTCACTGTGACAGACAGAGgttctcctcctttatctgacAATGAAACTATGACCTTAGAGCTGCTGGATGTTAATGACAATGTCCCACAGTTCCCCCAGTCATTTTATACTATACGAGTCATGGAGAATAATGCACCTGGAGCCTTGCTCAGCTCCCTCACTGCCTTTGACCCTGACCTCCATGAAAACCAGTATCTAGTTTATTTCATAATAGAGAAGGAGATAGCCAACACCTCCATGTCCATGCTGTTCTCCATTAATCCAGAGAACGGTAATCTTTATGCACTAAAAACTTTTGACTATGAGATCGAGAAGGAGTTTCTGTTCCACATCGAGGCCAGAGACTCTGGCTCTCCTCCTCTCAGCAGTAATGTGACTGTCCACATCATTATTGTTGATCAGAACGACAATGCTCCGGTTATTGTGTCTCCGTGGCGTGCACACggctcagtggtggaggaaAAGATCCCCAGATCCACTGATAAAGGCTCCCTGGTTGCCAAGGTGATAGCTTTAGACACAGACTCTGTTCACAACTCTCGGATCACCTACCAGTTTCTACAGGTGACTGACACCACCTTGTTCAGTCTGGACCAATACAATGGAGAGATCCGCACTATGAGGATGTTCAGTTACAGAGATCCACGCCATCAGAGACTGGTTGTTGTTGCAAAGGACAACGGTGATCCTGCTCTCTCTGCTACAGTCACCATCAAGCTGACCACAATGGAGACTGCTGTTAAAGCCTACTCTGACATGACTGAGGAGCCTCTGGAATATGACATCTTCTCAGACATAAACCTGTATTTGGTCATCGGTCTGGGCTCGGtgtcatttctgctgctcatcACCATATTGGTCACCATCGTGATCAAGTGTCAGAAACCCAAGTCCAGCAAAGCAGCTCCTCCCTCCAGGAACAGTGTGATCAGTGAGAGGAACTCCACCATTGCAGACTCCACTCTGGTCTCCAACGATGCCTACTGGTACAGTCTGTTTCTAGCAGAGACCAGGAAAGGAAAGCTGGTGGTTAGACAGCCTCTGCCAAAGGGCTCCAGATACATTGTGTCCAGCATCCCGAGAGGGACAGGCCTGACAGAGACTAGTGACTCAGCAGCTTCTACTCTACAG GCATCCACCACCAGTAGCAGCAGTTCCACATAA
- the LOC115786769 gene encoding protocadherin alpha-C2-like isoform X2: MTHYLEQLRGVGYVSLIIFLSAITNTVSSIIHYSVPEEMEQGSVVANLATDLGLDVKTLNERKMRLDVVANKKYLDINKETGELFILERIDRESLCPSKTTSYCVLKLDATIENPVRMFNIEVEITDINDNAPHFRRGTMHLDISESSPVGERFSLNNAADPDVGTNSVKTYHLSTSEHFALEIQTGRDGTKFADLILKKSLDREQQTVHNLILTAVDGGVPTRTGTASIIIRVLDVNDNAPSFDKAKYVVNVMENSPIGSLVIKLNATDLDEGSNSEIVYSYSLYTSERTQKMFNLNQENGEIRVKEMINYEDLKLYEMEVIASDKGPNSLSGQCKLTIQVTDMNDNHPEISIKSFQSPIKENTPTDTVIAVISVSDKDSGDNGIVDLHIADNMPFKLRESSDNYYELLVSEPLDREKVPEYDITFTVTDRGSPPLSDNETMTLELLDVNDNVPQFPQSFYTIRVMENNAPGALLSSLTAFDPDLHENQYLVYFIIEKEIANTSMSMLFSINPENGNLYALKTFDYEIEKEFLFHIEARDSGSPPLSSNVTVHIIIVDQNDNAPVIVSPWRAHGSVVEEKIPRSTDKGSLVAKVIALDTDSVHNSRITYQFLQVTDTTLFSLDQYNGEIRTMRMFSYRDPRHQRLVVVAKDNGDPALSATVTIKLTTMETAVKAYSDMTEEPLEYDIFSDINLYLVIGLGSVSFLLLITILVTIVIKCQKPKSSKAAPPSRNSVISERNSTIADSTLVSNDAYWYSLFLAETRKGKLVVRQPLPKGSRYIVSSIPRGTGLTETSDSAASTLQYPK, from the exons ATGACGCATTATCTCGAACAGTTACGCGGGGTAGGGTACGTTTCTCTGATTATCTTTCTTTCTGCCATCACTAATACGGTGTCTTCAATCATCCATTATTCTGTTCCCGAAGAAATGGAGCAAGGATCTGTCGTTGCAAATTTAGCAACTGATCTAGGGTTAGACGTTAAGACactgaatgaaagaaaaatgcgGCTAGATGTTGTAGCTAACAAGAAATATCTTGACATTAATAAGGAAACGGGGGAGTTGTTCATTTTAGAAAGAATTGACCGAGAGTCTCTATGCCCATCGAAAACAACGTCATACTGCGTTCTCAAATTAGACGCTACCATTGAAAATCCAGTACGAATGTTTAATATTGAGGTGGAAATAACAGACATTAACGATAATGCTCCACATTTCCGGAGGGGAACGATGCATTTGGACATTTCAGAATCAAGTCCAGTTGGAGAGAGATTCTCACTGAATAATGCTGCAGATCCAGATGTTGGAACAAATTCTGTAAAAACTTACCACCTGAGCacaagtgaacattttgcaCTTGAAATTCAGACCGGGAGAGACGGGACAAAGTTTGCAGACTTGATTTTGAAAAAATCTttagacagagagcagcagACTGTCCATAATCTAATACTCACTGCTGTGGACGGTGGAGTGCCCACGCGCACAGGTACAGCCAGCATTATTATTCGTGTACTTGATGTGAACGACAACGCCCCTTCATTTGACAAAGCAAAATATGTCGTAAATGTGATGGAAAACTCTCCAATTGGCAGTCTAGTAATTAAACTGAATGCCACTGATTTAGATGAAGGGTCCAATTCTGAGATTGTTTATTCATATAGTTTGTATACATCAGAAAGGACCCAAAAGATGTTTAACCTGAATCAAGAAAATGGTGAAATCAGAGTGAAAGAGATGATAAATTATGAAGAtttaaaactttatgaaatgGAAGTTATAGCCAGCGATAAGGGGCCTAACTCCTTATCTGGACAGTGTAAACTTACAATACAGGTGACAGATATGAATGACAATCACCCAGAAATTTCcatcaaatcatttcaaagtccgataaaagaaaatacaccCACAGACACAGTGATAGCTGTAATTAGTGTGAGTGACAAAGATTCAGGTGATAATGGAATAGTTGATCTTCATATTGCAGATAATATGCCTTTCAAACTGAGGGAGTCCTCTGATAACTATTATGAATTATTAGTGTCGGAGCCGTTAGACCGTGAGAAGGTCCCAGAATATGACATCACTTTCACTGTGACAGACAGAGgttctcctcctttatctgacAATGAAACTATGACCTTAGAGCTGCTGGATGTTAATGACAATGTCCCACAGTTCCCCCAGTCATTTTATACTATACGAGTCATGGAGAATAATGCACCTGGAGCCTTGCTCAGCTCCCTCACTGCCTTTGACCCTGACCTCCATGAAAACCAGTATCTAGTTTATTTCATAATAGAGAAGGAGATAGCCAACACCTCCATGTCCATGCTGTTCTCCATTAATCCAGAGAACGGTAATCTTTATGCACTAAAAACTTTTGACTATGAGATCGAGAAGGAGTTTCTGTTCCACATCGAGGCCAGAGACTCTGGCTCTCCTCCTCTCAGCAGTAATGTGACTGTCCACATCATTATTGTTGATCAGAACGACAATGCTCCGGTTATTGTGTCTCCGTGGCGTGCACACggctcagtggtggaggaaAAGATCCCCAGATCCACTGATAAAGGCTCCCTGGTTGCCAAGGTGATAGCTTTAGACACAGACTCTGTTCACAACTCTCGGATCACCTACCAGTTTCTACAGGTGACTGACACCACCTTGTTCAGTCTGGACCAATACAATGGAGAGATCCGCACTATGAGGATGTTCAGTTACAGAGATCCACGCCATCAGAGACTGGTTGTTGTTGCAAAGGACAACGGTGATCCTGCTCTCTCTGCTACAGTCACCATCAAGCTGACCACAATGGAGACTGCTGTTAAAGCCTACTCTGACATGACTGAGGAGCCTCTGGAATATGACATCTTCTCAGACATAAACCTGTATTTGGTCATCGGTCTGGGCTCGGtgtcatttctgctgctcatcACCATATTGGTCACCATCGTGATCAAGTGTCAGAAACCCAAGTCCAGCAAAGCAGCTCCTCCCTCCAGGAACAGTGTGATCAGTGAGAGGAACTCCACCATTGCAGACTCCACTCTGGTCTCCAACGATGCCTACTGGTACAGTCTGTTTCTAGCAGAGACCAGGAAAGGAAAGCTGGTGGTTAGACAGCCTCTGCCAAAGGGCTCCAGATACATTGTGTCCAGCATCCCGAGAGGGACAGGCCTGACAGAGACTAGTGACTCAGCAGCTTCTACTCTACAG TACCCTAAATGA
- the LOC115786772 gene encoding protocadherin alpha-C2-like, translating into MAHRNLRHSRKRYVLIFLFLFATMSPVSTVTHYSVPEEMDEGSVVANLATDLGLDIRSLSNRKMRVDVVGNKKYLEINKDTGELFILERIDREFLCPLKTATSCFLKLDASIENPVRMFNIEVEITDINDNAPHFRRGTMPLDISESSPVGERFSLNNAADPDVGTNSVKNYHLSSSEHFSIEIQTGRDGTKFADLILKKSLDREQQTVHNLILTAVDGGVPTRTGTASIIIRVLDVNDNAPSFDKTKYVVDVMENSPIGSLVIKLNATDLDEGSNSEIVYSYSLYTSERTQKMFNLNQENGEIRVKEMINYEDFKLYEMEVIASDKGPNSLSGQCKLTIQVTDMNDNHPEISIKSFQSPIKENTPTDTVIAVISVSDKDSGDNGIVDLHIPDNMPFKLRESSDNYYELLVSEPLDREKVPEYDITFTVTDRGSPPLSDNETMTLELLDVNDNVPQFPQSFYTIRVMENNAPGALLSSLTAFDPDLHENQYLVYFIIEKEIANTSMSMLFSINPENGNLYALKTFDYEIEKEFLFHMEARDSGSPPLSSNVTVHIIIVDQNDNAPVIVSPWRAHGSVVEEKIPRSTDKGSLIAKVIALDTDSVHNSRITYQFLQVTDTTLFSLDQYNGEIRTMRMFSYRDPRHQRLVVVAKDNGEPALSATVTIKLTTMETAVKAYSDMTEEPLEYDIFSDINLYLVIGLGSVSFLLLITILVTIVIKCQKPKSSKAAPPSRNSVISERNSTIADSTLVSNDAYWYSLFLAETRKGKLVVRQPLPKGSRYIVSSIPRGTGLTETSDSAASTLQV; encoded by the coding sequence atggctCACCGTAATCTCCGGCATTCCCGAAAACGGTATGTcttaatatttctttttctttttgccaccATGAGTCCGGTATCGACAGTCACCCATTATTCGGTTCCCGAAGAAATGGACGAAGGATCTGTCGTTGCAAATTTAGCAACGGATTTGGGATTAGATATAAGAAGTCTGAGCAACAGAAAAATGCGCGTAGACGTTGTcggtaataaaaaatatcttgaGATCAACAAAGACACAGGAGAGCTGTTTATTCTGGAAAGGATAGATAGGGAGTTTTTATGCCCCCTAAAGACAGCCACGTCATGCTTTCTTAAATTAGACGCTTCCATTGAGAATCCAGTACGAATGTTTAATATTGAGGTGGAAATAACAGACATTAACGATAATGCTCCACATTTCCGGAGGGGAACGATGCCTTTGGACATTTCAGAATCAAGTCCAGTTGGAGAGAGATTCTCACTGAATAATGCTGCAGATCCAGATGTTGGAACAAATTCTGTAAAGAATTATCATCTGAGCTCAAGTGAACATTTCTCAATTGAAATTCAGACCGGGAGAGACGGGACAAAGTTTGCAGACTTGATTTTGAAAAAATCTttagacagagagcagcagACTGTCCATAATCTAATACTCACTGCTGTGGACGGTGGAGTGCCCACGCGCACAGGTACAGCCAGCATTATTATTCGTGTACTTGATGTGAATGACAACGCCCCTTCAtttgacaaaacaaaatatgttgTAGATGTGATGGAAAACTCTCCAATTGGCAGTCTAGTAATTAAACTGAATGCCACTGATTTAGATGAAGGGTCCAATTCTGAGATTGTTTATTCATATAGTTTGTATACATCAGAAAGGACCCAAAAGATGTTTAACCTGAATCAAGAAAATGGTGAAATCAGAGTGAAAGAGATGATAAATTATGAAGAttttaaactttatgaaatggAAGTTATAGCCAGCGATAAGGGGCCTAACTCCTTATCTGGACAGTGTAAACTTACAATACAGGTGACAGATATGAATGACAATCACCCAGAAATATcaatcaaatcatttcaaagtccgataaaagaaaatacaccCACAGACACAGTGATAGCTGTAATTAGTGTGAGTGACAAAGATTCAGGTGATAATGGAATAGTTGATCTTCATATTCCAGATAATATGCCTTTCAAACTGAGGGAGTCCTCCGATAACTATTATGAATTATTAGTGTCGGAGCCGTTAGACCGTGAGAAGGTCCCAGAATATGACATCACTTTCACTGTGACAGACAGAGgttctcctcctttatctgacAATGAAACTATGACCTTAGAGCTGCTGGATGTTAATGACAATGTCCCACAGTTCCCCCAGTCATTTTATACTATACGAGTCATGGAGAATAATGCACCTGGAGCCTTGCTCAGCTCCCTCACTGCCTTTGACCCTGACCTCCATGAAAACCAGTATCTAGTTTATTTCATAATAGAGAAGGAGATAGCCAACACCTCCATGTCCATGCTGTTCTCCATTAATCCAGAGAACGGTAATCTTTATGCACTAAAAACTTTTGATTATGAGATCGAGAAGGAGTTTTTGTTCCACATGGAGGCCAGAGACTCTGGCTCTCCTCCTCTCAGCAGTAATGTGACTGTCCACATCATTATTGTGGATCAGAATGACAATGCTCCTGTTATTGTGTCTCCGTGGCGTGCACACggctcagtggtggaggaaAAGATCCCCAGATCCACTGATAAGGGATCCCTGATTGCCAAGGTGATAGCTTTAGACACGGACTCTGTGCACAACTCTCGGATCACCTACCAGTTTCTACAGGTGACTGACACCACCTTGTTCAGTCTGGACCAATACAATGGAGAGATCCGCACTATGAGGATGTTCAGTTACAGAGATCCACGCCATCAGAGACTGGTTGTTGTTGCCAAGGACAATGGAGAGCCTGCTCTCTCTGCTACAGTCACCATCAAGCTGACCACAATGGAGACTGCTGTTAAAGCCTACTCTGACATGACTGAGGAGCCTCTGGAATATGACATCTTCTCAGACATAAACCTGTATTTGGTCATCGGTCTGGGCTCGGtgtcatttctgctgctcatcACCATATTGGTCACCATCGTGATCAAGTGTCAGAAACCCAAGTCCAGCAAAGCAGCTCCTCCCTCCAGGAACAGTGTGATCAGTGAGAGGAACTCCACCATTGCAGACTCCACTCTGGTCTCCAATGATGCATACTGGTACAGTCTGTTTCTAGCAGAGACCAGGAAAGGAAAGCTGGTGGTTAGACAGCCTCTGCCAAAGGGCTCCAGATACATTGTGTCCAGCATCCCGAGAGGGACAGGACTGACAGAGACTAGTGACTCAGCAGCTTCTACTCTGCAGGTATGA